In Candidatus Vicinibacter proximus, the genomic stretch TTGCGGTAGTAAAGGATCTGAAAGCAAAAATCCTACAACCGAACAAACCGCCAACGCCATGTATCAATGTCCCATGAAATGCGAGGGTGAAAAAGTGTATGACAAAACTGGTCAATGCCCTGTATGCAACATGGAGTTGGAAAAAGTTGTAGGAAACCATGATCATCACAAACACGACAGTCTAAACTAAAATCACTAATTGGTGACAAATGGAACATACAGATCATTACATAGGGAAAAGCCAACCCCATGACAAACAAAGCAATCAAGTTAAAAGTGGCCATGACAAACATTTAGGACATAATGTATCTGATTTTTTGAGCCGGTTTATTGTTTGTTCCATAGTTTCTATTCCAGTGCTTGCCTTGTCGCACATGTTACAGGAGTGGATTGGATTTGAATTTGCTTTTGCAGGTGACAAGTTTGTGTTGGCAGTTCTCTCCACATTTATTTTTATTTATGGTGGTTTCCCTTTTCTGAAAGGGTTGTATGTCGAAGTAAAAGACAAAGCCATTGGTATGATGACACTAATTGGTGTTGCTATTTCTGTTGCATGGGTTTACAGTGTTGCTATCACTTTTGGTTTGCAGGGTTTGGACTTTTATTGGGAAATGGCAACTCTGATAGACATAATGCTCATTGGGCATTACTTTGAAATGAAATCGGTCATGGGTGTTTCCCGTTCGCTTGAATTGCTTGTAAAAATGATGCCTTCCACCGCACACCATTTAGTAAACGGACAAATACATGATATGCCTATCAGTCATTTGAAAGTGGATAATATGATACTGGTGAAGCCGGGCGAAAAAGTTCCAGTAGATGGAATTGTTACCGAAGGAGAAAGCTATGTTGATGAAAGTATGCTTACTGGTGAGAGCAAACCTGTAAAAAAAGAAAAGGAGAGCAAAGTGATTGGCGGGGCTATAAACAGCAATGGTTCACTTATTATAAAAGTTACAAGTACAGGAAAAGAAAGCTATCTAAACAAAGTAGTGAAATTGGTAGAAGATGCACAAAAAGTAAAATCCAAAACACAAAATTTTGCCGACCGTGCCGCAAGGGTTTTAACTTTTGTAGCTTTGGTTGGCGGACTCATCACACTGGTTGTTTGGCTTCTCTTGGGTTTCCCTTTTGTATTTGCATTGGAAAGGATGGTCACAGTTATGGTTATTTCTTGTCCTCATGCTCTGGGTTTAGCAGTTCCATTAGTTGTGGCAATTTCAACCTCGATTTCTGCACAAAAAGGATTACTCATTCGCAACAGAACAGCTTTTGAAAATGCGCGGCTGATTACTACCATCATTTTTGACAAGACTGGAACACTAACAAAAGGTTCACATGAATTACAGGAAACAAAAGTGCTGAACCCAAGATTTGATGATAAAGAATTACTGCGTTTGGCATCAGGCATTGAACAACATTCTGAGCATTATATCGCAGCAGGTTTGTTGAGAAAGATTAAAGAATTGAGCATTGTTATTCCAAAATCCGAAAATTTCAATTACCTGCCGGGTAAAGGGTTAGAGGGCATTGTGGAAGGAAAAGATATTAAAATAGTAGGTCCGAATTACCTGAAAGAACAAAACATCAAGATTGTTGAAACGATTGATGATTTTACAGGCACAGTTGTTTATATTATGATTGACAAAAATGTTGCGGGGTACTTTACTTTCTCAGATCAGATAAGAGAAAGTTCTTTTGAAGCTATTCAAATACTTAAAAAAGCAGGAATTAAAAATTTACTGCTTACAGGCGACAACGAAAAAGTAGCCAAGAAAGTAAGCGATGAATTAAACATGGACGGCTTCTTTGCCAATGTATTGCCACATGATAAATTAGAGAAAGTAAAATCACTTCAAGAGAAAGGTGAAAATGTTGCCATGACGGGTGATGGCGTAAATGATGCACCTGCCCTTGCACAAGCGGATGTTGGTATTGCTGTTGGTTCAGGCACAGACGTGGCAGCCGAAACAGCAGATATTATTTTGGTGAATTCTGACCCTAAAGATATTGCCAATTTGATTTTATTTGGCAAAGCCACCTATAATAAAATGATACAAAACCTTTGGTGGGCAGTTGGCTATAACATTATCGTAATTCCATTGGCAGCAGGTGTTTTGTATCAATGGGACATCATGCTAAGCCCGTCAATGGGGGCTGTGCTTATGAGTGTAAGCACTATTGTGGTTGCCATAAATGCACAACTTTTAAAAAGGAAATTGAAATGATTGAAAAAATAATTTCTTGGTCAACACACAACCGTTTCTTTGTATGGATTGGTATTTTGCTAATCGTAGTTGGTGGTTTGTATTCGGTGATAAACACTCCCGTTGATGCCATTCCCGACCTCTCAGAAAACCAGGTGATTGTTTATACCGAATGGATGGGGCGCAACCCGAAAATTATGGAAGACCAGATTACCTACCCCTTGGTTTCAAATTTGCAGGGCATCCCCAACATCAAAGCCATTCGTGCGGCATCCATGTTTGGCATGAGTTTCATCTTTGTCATATTTAATGATGATGCAGAAATTTATTGGGCAAGAACTCGCGTGTTAGAACGATTGAGCTTCGCTCAAAAAGCATTACCGCAAGGGGTAACTCCTTCACTTGGTCCCGATGGAACAGGTGTCGGGCACGTATTTTGGTATACACTACAAGGTGATGGTTACGATTTGGGAGAACTTCGAGCCGTGCAGGATTGGTATGTAAAATTTGCTTTGCAGAATGTAGAAGGAGTGAGTGAAGTTGCCTCTTTCGGTGGCTTTCAAAAACAATATCAGGTCAGCATCAATCCAAACAAACTGATTTACTACAACATATCGGCAATGGATGTAGCAAACGCCATAAAAGCAAATAATCGCGATGTAGGCGGTAGCATTTACGAAATGAACCGTATGGGTTACATGCTTCGCGGCTTGGGTTATATAAAGAATATTAAAGACATCGAAGAAATTTCTGTTGGCGCATACAAGTCAACGCCCATAAAACTGAAAGATGTGGCTGATGTGCAAATGAGCAG encodes the following:
- the cadA gene encoding cadmium-translocating P-type ATPase, which encodes MEHTDHYIGKSQPHDKQSNQVKSGHDKHLGHNVSDFLSRFIVCSIVSIPVLALSHMLQEWIGFEFAFAGDKFVLAVLSTFIFIYGGFPFLKGLYVEVKDKAIGMMTLIGVAISVAWVYSVAITFGLQGLDFYWEMATLIDIMLIGHYFEMKSVMGVSRSLELLVKMMPSTAHHLVNGQIHDMPISHLKVDNMILVKPGEKVPVDGIVTEGESYVDESMLTGESKPVKKEKESKVIGGAINSNGSLIIKVTSTGKESYLNKVVKLVEDAQKVKSKTQNFADRAARVLTFVALVGGLITLVVWLLLGFPFVFALERMVTVMVISCPHALGLAVPLVVAISTSISAQKGLLIRNRTAFENARLITTIIFDKTGTLTKGSHELQETKVLNPRFDDKELLRLASGIEQHSEHYIAAGLLRKIKELSIVIPKSENFNYLPGKGLEGIVEGKDIKIVGPNYLKEQNIKIVETIDDFTGTVVYIMIDKNVAGYFTFSDQIRESSFEAIQILKKAGIKNLLLTGDNEKVAKKVSDELNMDGFFANVLPHDKLEKVKSLQEKGENVAMTGDGVNDAPALAQADVGIAVGSGTDVAAETADIILVNSDPKDIANLILFGKATYNKMIQNLWWAVGYNIIVIPLAAGVLYQWDIMLSPSMGAVLMSVSTIVVAINAQLLKRKLK
- a CDS encoding efflux RND transporter permease subunit, yielding MIEKIISWSTHNRFFVWIGILLIVVGGLYSVINTPVDAIPDLSENQVIVYTEWMGRNPKIMEDQITYPLVSNLQGIPNIKAIRAASMFGMSFIFVIFNDDAEIYWARTRVLERLSFAQKALPQGVTPSLGPDGTGVGHVFWYTLQGDGYDLGELRAVQDWYVKFALQNVEGVSEVASFGGFQKQYQVSINPNKLIYYNISAMDVANAIKANNRDVGGSIYEMNRMGYMLRGLGYIKNIKDIEEISVGAYKSTPIKLKDVADVQMSSDIRLGIVEENGEGEVVGGVVVARYGENAKEVIDRVKERLGDVEKGLPPGVKIQVAYDRSDLIEAAIATLNEALIEEIIVVSLVVLLFLFHLRSAVVAIITIPLSVLIGFMVVKLFGISLNIMSLGGIALAIGDLVDAGIVMTENAYKSLVKAVLKTDE